From the genome of Candidatus Endomicrobium procryptotermitis:
TCCTTTAAAAAAGACAACGACGTCTTAAAACTTCAAAGACGCCGTTGTCTTTTATACATATATAATGTCTAAAAGCTTATGTTCCACATTTTCGCTTTACATCACACAATCTCAGTTTTTTAAATCGCTTTTACTCCTCTTTCTCCAGTACGTATTCTCATGACATCGTCAACAGGAAGAATAAAAACTTTGCCATCTCCAACTTTGCCAGACGAAATTTTCTCATATATGAGATTTAAAATATCATTTACCGCCAAATCATCAACGACTACGACCGCTTGTATCTTCGGCAGCAGATTCATGCCTGCTATTTTTAAACCTTTAGCTTTAAAACTTTTCAATCCGCCCGATACAAGCCCGCCTTTCTGCTGTCCACAACCCATAACACTGGTAACGGTTATCCCGCCAATAGCATGATTATTCAAAATCGATTTTAAAGTTTCCAGTTTATCTGGACGTATTATAATTTCGAGCTTTTTCATAATCTTCTCCATTATAATCGCAAAGGAGCGGGAGAATTAATTCTCCCGCTCCTTTGCGGTATTTCTTTGTTAAGTTTATATAAGTTTAACATCTTATTTCATTTTTGTCAATATGGAAACAACTAATTACGATGAGTAGAAACAAAGCCCAGTCCTATGCCATGCCCCGTATAAGACATTACGGGATAGGATGCAGCACAGGATATCTGCTTTTGCCGTTACTTATTGACTTGTGTCATACACATTTGTAGAATACTGCTAACATAAAAACTGTTGAAACAGCAGAGAATAATGCAGTAAAACGTTTTTAAAAAATATTAATAATATTAACTCGGTCTTTTCAGAAAAAATCTCTAATTTGGCAGATAAAATCAAAAAATAACCTTAAAAAACGGATACATATTCTGCTTATGACTGTATCGTTGACGCTTTTATTTTATTTATGTTATAAAAATGAAATATAATTTTGACAAAATCATCGACAGAAAAAATACAAATTCACTTAAATACGATTTTGCATTTGAGCAAGGCTACCCGCAGGATGTGCTGCCGCTCTGGGTTGCAGATATGGATTTCCAAACGCCGCCAGAAGTTAGAAGAGTTTTAATACAATCGGCCAAACACGCGGTTTTCGGATATACAGTTCCAAAAAATAGTTATTTTGACGCGGTACAAAACTGGTTTTTCAAAAAATTCGGCTTTAAATCAAAACATGAATGGATTGTTACATCTCCTGGCATAGTATTTTCAATAGCTTCAGCGATTAAAGCTTTCACATCAAAAAATGATTCCGTGCTTATACAAACTCCGGTTTATTATCCGTTTCATTCATGCGTAAAGGTAAATGGTAGAAAACTTGTCAAAAATTCGCTTGTGTACTGCAATGGGAAATATATCATAGATTTTAAAGATTTTGAAAGAAAAATAACCACTAATAATATAAAATTATTTTTATTGTGCAGTCCACACAATCCGGTGGGTCGGGTGTGGACAAAAAACGAACTGCTGAAAATGGGCAAAGTTTGTCTAAAACATGATGTAATAATAGTATCGGATGAAATTCACTGCGATTTTATATTTAAAGGGTATGAACATACAGTTTTCGCAACACTCGGTAAAAAATTTTTAAACGACTCAATAATATGTACATCTCCAAGTAAAACTTTTAATCTTGCAGGACTTCAGATTTCGAACATTTTTATTGCTGATGAAGACAAAAGGCACAAATTTAAACTTGAAATCGAAAAAACCGGATACAGCCAGCTAAACACTATGGGAATCATCTCCTGCCAAAGCGCCTATGAAAATGACACTCGTTGGGTAGACGAATTAAATGAATATCTTCAAAATAATCTGGAATATATAAGGAATTTCATAAAAGAAAATATTCCGATGGTCAAACTTATAGAACCGGAAGGAACATATCTATTATGGTTGGATTTCAGAGGTCTAAAAATAACCGAAAGTAAATTGAAAAATCTTATCGCAAATGAAGCTAAACTACATTTGTCGTATGGAAAAGGGTTCGGCGTTGAAGGAAAAGGATTTTTTAGAATAAACATCGCATGTCCGCTTTCAACAATAAAAAAAGCTTTTAACAGGCTGAAAAATGCC
Proteins encoded in this window:
- a CDS encoding pyridoxal phosphate-dependent aminotransferase, producing the protein MKYNFDKIIDRKNTNSLKYDFAFEQGYPQDVLPLWVADMDFQTPPEVRRVLIQSAKHAVFGYTVPKNSYFDAVQNWFFKKFGFKSKHEWIVTSPGIVFSIASAIKAFTSKNDSVLIQTPVYYPFHSCVKVNGRKLVKNSLVYCNGKYIIDFKDFERKITTNNIKLFLLCSPHNPVGRVWTKNELLKMGKVCLKHDVIIVSDEIHCDFIFKGYEHTVFATLGKKFLNDSIICTSPSKTFNLAGLQISNIFIADEDKRHKFKLEIEKTGYSQLNTMGIISCQSAYENDTRWVDELNEYLQNNLEYIRNFIKENIPMVKLIEPEGTYLLWLDFRGLKITESKLKNLIANEAKLHLSYGKGFGVEGKGFFRINIACPLSTIKKAFNRLKNAILNY
- a CDS encoding P-II family nitrogen regulator, producing MKKLEIIIRPDKLETLKSILNNHAIGGITVTSVMGCGQQKGGLVSGGLKSFKAKGLKIAGMNLLPKIQAVVVVDDLAVNDILNLIYEKISSGKVGDGKVFILPVDDVMRIRTGERGVKAI